In Pelagicoccus albus, the following are encoded in one genomic region:
- a CDS encoding YqaA family protein: MPELCNSLSPSGADEEESEKRGLAAKVSKLVDSKHMFWGIGLASFLESTLVPIPLETILIPLMQSRREKLLWIALAVLIGCLLGAIFGYAIGYYLYESIGTQVVNLFSSAEEFESLRDRMNNGGFGFVFSVGVTPVPFQIAMLAAGATKFSLLTFLAASALSRGIRYFGLAILVYFFGNQAEEIYEKNKVAVGVALLALVIIFWIF; the protein is encoded by the coding sequence ATGCCAGAGTTATGCAATAGTCTAAGCCCATCGGGGGCAGATGAGGAGGAAAGCGAAAAAAGGGGCTTGGCAGCCAAAGTCTCCAAGTTGGTCGACTCGAAACATATGTTTTGGGGAATTGGTTTGGCTTCATTTTTAGAGTCAACTCTCGTGCCTATCCCGCTGGAGACGATTCTCATACCCCTGATGCAGTCTCGTAGGGAGAAGCTCCTCTGGATCGCCCTTGCTGTTCTAATAGGCTGTTTGTTAGGGGCGATATTTGGATACGCGATCGGGTACTACCTGTACGAATCCATTGGGACGCAAGTGGTTAACTTGTTTTCATCGGCGGAAGAGTTCGAGTCTCTTAGGGATCGAATGAACAACGGTGGCTTCGGTTTTGTATTCAGCGTAGGAGTGACGCCTGTGCCGTTTCAAATCGCAATGCTTGCTGCGGGTGCAACGAAGTTCTCTTTGCTTACCTTCCTTGCCGCTTCGGCCTTGTCCAGAGGCATCCGCTATTTCGGTTTGGCCATTCTCGTTTACTTTTTCGGAAATCAAGCGGAGGAGATTTACGAGAAAAACAAGGTGGCGGTTGGAGTAGCTCTGCTCGCTCTTGTAATTATTTTTTGGATCTTTTAG
- a CDS encoding type I phosphomannose isomerase catalytic subunit — MTAPIFFKPIYQERVWGARNLSEALGRDLPEGKVIGEAWEVVDRPEAQSVVVGGDFDGLTIRELISGNATAVMGEGYDPERPFPILVKWLDCADRLSLQVHPPAEVAPQLNGEPKTENWYIADCKDDASLIVGLKNGATREEFERRLKDSSLEECIHRFPVKPGDSILVESGRLHAIDAGNLILEIQQNSDTTYRVYDWGRVGLDGSPRQLHIEESLASIEWNDFEPSAMSSEGAEVVLADCKEFRLVKYELTAENAVVSIPAGEGRLLSPVEGKVLANGVTVSRGDNVLLAADTAWEITGEPGAAFLVTERFV; from the coding sequence ATGACAGCACCGATTTTTTTCAAACCGATCTATCAAGAGCGCGTCTGGGGCGCCCGGAACCTAAGCGAAGCGCTGGGAAGGGACTTGCCAGAGGGCAAGGTAATTGGCGAGGCCTGGGAAGTGGTCGACCGCCCAGAGGCCCAATCGGTCGTAGTAGGAGGCGATTTCGACGGATTGACGATAAGGGAGCTCATTTCGGGCAATGCGACAGCAGTAATGGGAGAAGGTTACGATCCTGAGCGACCTTTCCCGATTTTGGTAAAATGGCTAGACTGCGCGGATCGCCTTAGCCTACAGGTTCACCCGCCCGCGGAGGTCGCGCCTCAGCTTAATGGCGAGCCCAAGACAGAGAACTGGTATATCGCAGACTGCAAAGACGACGCCTCTCTCATTGTCGGACTTAAAAATGGAGCGACTCGCGAGGAGTTCGAACGCCGTTTGAAGGACAGCTCGCTCGAAGAGTGCATCCACCGTTTTCCGGTTAAACCGGGAGATTCCATTCTGGTGGAAAGTGGCCGTTTGCACGCCATCGATGCCGGAAACTTGATTTTGGAAATCCAGCAAAACTCGGACACGACCTACCGGGTTTACGACTGGGGCCGCGTTGGTTTGGACGGATCTCCTCGCCAATTGCATATCGAGGAATCTCTTGCCAGTATTGAATGGAACGACTTCGAACCGAGTGCCATGAGCTCCGAAGGGGCAGAAGTGGTATTGGCGGACTGCAAAGAGTTTCGTCTAGTCAAATATGAACTGACCGCGGAAAATGCGGTTGTCAGCATCCCTGCGGGCGAAGGTCGCCTGCTTAGCCCGGTAGAGGGTAAGGTTCTGGCTAACGGAGTCACCGTTTCTCGCGGAGACAACGTGTTGCTCGCTGCGGACACTGCTTGGGAGATCACGGGTGAACCGGGAGCAGCATTTCTGGTGACTGAGCGTTTCGTATAA
- a CDS encoding DNA translocase FtsK, protein MAKKRNSTKTPESDIKAASMRSRFLWAALCFLIAVLLGLALSDYTPYQVSIGSSVGSTNPKENNMIGILGAESAELLIAAFGYMSWFVPLFVGWLGGAFLARDRRNKLILSLVIVVALIAGSGLATSTGWAEGSQRYVTGTGGAVGNLLYNKLLFVYLGTVGSAVILGAIYLTCLALIVFPSLPESTEHFKESFTRWRERRAAAAEEKREAKRLAKIAAKEEKEAQKAEREEAKRLLKEEREATKALMREGRGKKSPEPEEKSEPVIKVNLPARKPARAVEEPEEEPKKKTLGEVLKIVAPEKTKKARAKLPVSVGDYTFPTLDLLAELEAPEGANSEEEHTENAERLRQTLKEFGVEVTMGEIHIGPVITRYEVYPAPGVRVEKISNLDKNIALGMRAVSVRILAPVPGKGCVGIEVPNQVSMPVGIREILESEDWVKSKAEIPIALGRDVSGKPIISDLTKMPHLLIAGATGAGKTVCINSIITSLLFHSGPDNLRFIMVDPKIVEMKVFNSLPHMLIPVVTDPKKVPGALKWLLNEMESRYEMFAKVGVRNIAGFNGRKKPEKEKTEEEKFEEQIQEELEIKVPRDEGVLEETPEKLPYIVCIVDELADLMMVAPADIETGIARLAQLARAAGIHLVLATQRPSVNVITGVIKANLPCRISFQVSSKIDSRTILDGGGAEQLIGRGDMLFSPPGSSRLIRSQGAFVSDEEIADIVEYLKANGPPKFAEDVQKQIEAGEELDLTGGGDDGDGGDELFSKAIDVLRSTKRASTSMLQRRLRIGYNRAANLMDQLEDRGIVGPENGSSPREILVDLDSM, encoded by the coding sequence ATGGCGAAAAAGCGTAATTCGACCAAAACACCTGAATCCGACATCAAGGCCGCCAGCATGCGCAGCCGCTTTCTTTGGGCCGCCTTGTGCTTCCTAATCGCTGTCTTGCTGGGCCTGGCCCTCAGTGACTACACGCCTTACCAAGTCTCCATAGGCAGTTCGGTCGGTTCGACCAATCCGAAGGAAAACAACATGATCGGCATTCTCGGGGCCGAGTCCGCGGAATTGTTGATAGCCGCCTTCGGATACATGTCATGGTTCGTGCCACTATTCGTCGGCTGGCTGGGCGGAGCGTTTTTGGCTCGAGATCGACGCAACAAGCTAATCCTGAGCCTGGTAATTGTTGTCGCCTTAATCGCTGGCTCAGGTCTGGCGACTTCCACAGGCTGGGCGGAAGGCTCCCAACGCTATGTAACCGGAACTGGTGGAGCAGTGGGCAACCTGCTATATAACAAGTTGCTATTCGTATACCTCGGCACCGTAGGCTCAGCCGTTATTCTGGGTGCAATTTACCTGACCTGCCTCGCCTTGATCGTTTTCCCAAGCCTCCCAGAATCGACAGAGCACTTTAAGGAATCCTTTACCCGCTGGAGAGAGCGACGCGCCGCAGCTGCTGAGGAAAAACGCGAAGCGAAGCGATTGGCGAAAATTGCCGCCAAGGAGGAGAAAGAAGCTCAGAAAGCGGAACGCGAAGAGGCGAAGCGTCTGCTGAAAGAAGAGCGCGAAGCTACCAAAGCTCTGATGCGAGAAGGTCGCGGAAAAAAATCGCCCGAGCCCGAGGAAAAATCGGAACCTGTCATCAAAGTTAACTTACCGGCTAGGAAACCAGCTCGAGCGGTCGAGGAGCCAGAGGAAGAGCCCAAGAAAAAGACTTTGGGCGAAGTCCTGAAAATCGTAGCTCCCGAGAAAACCAAAAAAGCGCGGGCCAAACTCCCCGTTTCCGTGGGCGACTACACATTCCCGACATTAGACCTGCTGGCCGAGCTGGAAGCCCCCGAAGGAGCAAACTCCGAAGAGGAGCACACAGAAAACGCGGAAAGGCTCCGTCAGACATTGAAGGAGTTTGGCGTCGAAGTCACTATGGGCGAAATCCACATCGGCCCAGTCATCACGCGTTACGAAGTTTACCCGGCACCTGGTGTACGAGTGGAGAAAATTTCGAATCTGGACAAGAACATCGCCCTCGGCATGCGGGCCGTTTCAGTTCGTATCCTAGCTCCGGTTCCGGGAAAAGGCTGCGTTGGCATCGAGGTGCCAAACCAAGTCTCCATGCCAGTCGGCATTCGCGAGATCCTCGAATCGGAGGATTGGGTAAAATCGAAAGCTGAAATTCCGATCGCTCTGGGACGCGATGTGTCAGGCAAGCCAATCATTTCGGACCTAACCAAGATGCCTCACCTCCTGATCGCGGGAGCCACCGGCGCAGGTAAGACGGTTTGTATCAATTCGATTATTACTTCCCTGCTCTTCCACTCCGGACCTGATAATCTGAGATTCATCATGGTCGACCCGAAGATAGTGGAAATGAAGGTTTTCAACTCCCTCCCGCACATGCTTATCCCAGTGGTCACCGACCCGAAGAAAGTGCCGGGAGCCCTCAAGTGGCTGCTGAACGAGATGGAATCTCGCTACGAAATGTTCGCCAAGGTAGGCGTGCGAAACATAGCGGGCTTCAACGGCCGCAAAAAGCCTGAGAAAGAGAAGACCGAGGAGGAAAAGTTCGAGGAGCAGATTCAGGAAGAGCTGGAAATCAAAGTACCTCGAGACGAGGGAGTATTGGAAGAGACTCCGGAAAAGCTTCCATATATCGTTTGTATCGTGGACGAGTTGGCCGACTTGATGATGGTCGCTCCGGCAGACATCGAAACCGGTATCGCCCGTCTCGCCCAGCTAGCTCGTGCCGCAGGCATCCACTTGGTATTGGCGACACAACGTCCGTCGGTCAACGTCATCACTGGCGTGATCAAGGCCAACTTGCCGTGCCGCATCTCCTTCCAAGTCTCTTCAAAAATCGACTCGCGCACCATTCTGGACGGCGGCGGAGCTGAGCAGCTCATCGGCCGAGGCGACATGCTATTCTCCCCACCTGGCTCCTCTCGACTCATCCGATCGCAAGGCGCTTTTGTTTCCGACGAAGAGATCGCGGATATCGTCGAATACCTCAAAGCCAATGGTCCTCCAAAGTTCGCCGAAGATGTGCAGAAGCAGATCGAAGCGGGCGAGGAACTGGACCTCACAGGCGGTGGAGACGACGGCGACGGTGGCGACGAGCTATTCTCCAAAGCGATCGATGTACTCCGTTCCACAAAGCGAGCATCGACGTCGATGCTGCAGCGTAGATTGCGAATCGGCTACAATCGAGCCGCGAACCTAATGGATCAACTCGAAGACCGCGGTATCGTCGGCCCCGAAAATGGTTCTAGCCCGCGCGAGATCTTGGTAGATCTGGATTCAATGTAA
- a CDS encoding nucleotide exchange factor GrpE: protein MENAKETPEVEENEEAQTAEASADAAEASEEEAVEETAEPKELTLEEKLEAAKAEASENYNNYLRAVADLDTYRRRVMREKDELKQYAIAGLLEDFLPVYDNLGLGLMSAEQTSDPKVVVQGIQMVMTQFKSLLEDNGISEVAPAAGDEFDPNLAEAFQTQPSDEIEEGKVLSLMRKGFKLNGRLLRPASVVVSGGPAGSEEA, encoded by the coding sequence ATGGAAAACGCTAAGGAAACACCAGAAGTAGAAGAAAACGAAGAAGCGCAAACGGCAGAAGCGAGCGCCGACGCAGCGGAGGCTTCTGAAGAGGAAGCGGTCGAAGAAACGGCTGAACCCAAGGAGCTGACGTTGGAGGAGAAACTCGAAGCTGCCAAAGCTGAAGCTTCCGAAAACTACAATAATTACCTGAGAGCCGTTGCGGATCTCGACACCTATCGCCGCCGAGTCATGCGTGAAAAGGACGAACTCAAGCAGTACGCAATCGCGGGTCTGCTCGAGGATTTCTTGCCTGTTTACGATAACCTCGGACTGGGACTCATGTCTGCAGAACAGACTTCGGACCCCAAGGTTGTGGTGCAAGGGATCCAAATGGTAATGACTCAGTTCAAGTCTCTGCTTGAAGACAATGGCATCTCCGAAGTCGCTCCCGCGGCAGGGGACGAGTTTGACCCCAATCTTGCGGAAGCGTTTCAGACGCAACCCAGTGACGAGATTGAGGAAGGAAAGGTCCTTTCGCTGATGCGTAAAGGCTTCAAACTCAACGGACGTCTCTTGCGTCCAGCTTCCGTAGTGGTAAGCGGAGGACCTGCAGGATCCGAAGAGGCTTAG
- the dnaJ gene encoding molecular chaperone DnaJ, producing the protein MKEDYYELLGVSKQATQDELKKAYRKMAVKYHPDKNPGNHEAEENFKKVSEAYEVLKDEQKRAAYDRYGHAAFSNGGMGGGGGGGGAGGPFHDPFDIFSEVFGGGGGGGSIFEEFFGGGGGASRGRGGASRGSDLRYDLEIDLEEAAKGVEKEISFRKPTTCGKCSGSGAEPGSGVKTCPTCGGHGQVTASKGFFSVRQTCPTCNGSGQKVEKPCSSCGGEGRVNETTKIKVKVPPGVDTGSKLRSAGNGEAGMHGGPAGDLYIVLHVRDHEVFERQDENLYCEIPIKFTLATLGGMIEVPTLTGKASLKIPAGTQSGTTFRLKGKGMPSLRGGYYGDQMVRVKIEVPKSLTSEQKQKLEEFALACGDAGDDDEPKGFFEKAKKIFD; encoded by the coding sequence GTGAAAGAAGATTACTACGAACTACTCGGAGTTAGCAAACAAGCTACCCAAGACGAACTGAAGAAGGCTTACCGCAAGATGGCGGTAAAGTACCACCCGGACAAAAACCCGGGTAACCACGAAGCTGAGGAGAACTTTAAAAAGGTATCCGAGGCTTATGAAGTTCTGAAGGACGAGCAGAAGCGTGCCGCTTACGATCGCTACGGTCATGCCGCCTTCAGCAACGGTGGCATGGGCGGCGGTGGAGGCGGCGGCGGTGCCGGTGGTCCTTTCCACGATCCGTTTGATATCTTCAGCGAAGTTTTCGGTGGCGGCGGCGGAGGTGGCAGCATCTTCGAAGAATTTTTTGGCGGTGGAGGCGGCGCAAGTCGCGGACGCGGTGGAGCTTCTCGCGGCTCCGACCTTCGCTACGATCTCGAGATCGACCTCGAAGAAGCGGCCAAAGGCGTCGAAAAGGAGATTTCCTTTCGAAAGCCCACTACTTGCGGAAAGTGTTCTGGCTCCGGAGCAGAGCCCGGCAGCGGCGTAAAGACCTGTCCCACCTGTGGTGGTCACGGTCAAGTAACCGCTTCGAAAGGGTTTTTCTCCGTCCGCCAAACCTGTCCGACCTGTAATGGCAGCGGACAAAAGGTGGAAAAGCCGTGCTCCAGTTGTGGTGGAGAGGGTCGCGTAAACGAAACCACAAAGATTAAGGTTAAGGTACCTCCTGGCGTCGACACTGGTTCGAAGCTACGTTCCGCCGGCAACGGTGAAGCTGGTATGCATGGCGGACCTGCGGGAGATCTCTATATCGTTTTGCATGTTCGAGACCACGAGGTTTTCGAACGCCAAGACGAGAACCTTTACTGCGAGATCCCGATCAAGTTTACTCTCGCGACTTTGGGCGGCATGATCGAAGTGCCGACTCTGACGGGGAAGGCGAGTTTGAAGATTCCAGCCGGTACACAGAGCGGGACTACCTTCCGTCTCAAGGGCAAGGGGATGCCGAGCTTGCGAGGCGGCTATTATGGGGACCAGATGGTTCGCGTGAAAATCGAAGTGCCCAAGTCTTTAACTTCGGAACAAAAGCAGAAGCTCGAAGAGTTTGCTTTGGCTTGCGGTGACGCAGGCGACGACGACGAGCCGAAGGGTTTTTTCGAAAAGGCTAAAAAGATCTTCGACTAG